The following proteins are encoded in a genomic region of Gossypium hirsutum isolate 1008001.06 chromosome D05, Gossypium_hirsutum_v2.1, whole genome shotgun sequence:
- the LOC107905051 gene encoding rho GTPase-activating protein REN1 isoform X1 → MATKKDESTLLQQKMASKKEDPSKAQKMASKKEEPSQAHQKMEEPSQAQQRMMPKRDEREPSQGNQGDASTAGAPPGPASPTDNLNSRSGNSANSSSPIVLKSGPLFLSSKGIGWTSWKKRWFILTHTSLVFFRSDPNAVSQKGNEVNLTLGGIDLNNSGSVVVKADKKLITVLFQDGRDGRTFTLKAETLDDLYEWKAALEKALSQAPSSALSAGQNGIFGNDQAEAVDGSKEPVNDKQPVRSSVLHRPILLALEDVDGAPTFLEKALRFVEEHGVKVEGILRQAADVEDVERRIREYEQGKIEFSPDEDAHVIADCVKYVIRELPSSPVPASCCNALLEACRTEHSARVNAMRMAVLDTFPEPNRRLLQRILNMMQIVASHKNENRMSSSAVAACMAPLLLRPLLSGDCEIESDFDVGGDGSMQLLQAAAAANHAQAICITLLEEYDKIFGEGCVSHDMYSDSEESGSGSEEEADDDESDEDDEDYEDDECDDESQESDEDDDYAESGTGSEGGHSVKSDDNDYDSSSSSSESSKSGNYVQATKKKSSPLHPNDGSKRKEDNRISKSSETETNKPAELSKGVHGVTKLEDTSTRQNSITSASKPPAVGNGPGLNVRQGTMWRSSGSKKLSMDSIDYPIEEEAAVESLEAEKLDLQKRLTEEIESNTILEANLEKRKKALHEQRLALEKEVARLEEELQRAREKRTALEAGLNPSQGPTSLPEKIDEKTKEDLKDIARSEADVRNLNKRVNELGTQLNHQPEQKSVSMSDSCTQREPNHQTKMKDKTKGAEAPMRSRSKNLLQKEMKVDKAEGEKGKKQESSMANRHRNPVQQEMDVDKAESEKGKKQESSTANKHKNPVQQETNVDKAESEKGKKQESFTENKQKNLLQQETNVDKVEPEKGKKQESSTTNKHSPQNQQLDHSTHDSKPTSAAETVSHKRHTRSNSKKSSTRGEERRSQAANETHGKEKSYGSSQGVSSSSSDKGKGPEAIQSVKNPEKGRGSDISQ, encoded by the exons ATGGCTACCAAAAAGGATGAATCAACTTTGCTACAGCAG AAAATGGCTAGCAAAAAGGAAGACCCGTCTAAAGCAcaa AAAATGGCTAGCAAAAAGGAAGAGCCGTCTCAAGCACACCAG aAAATGGAAGAGCCATCTCAAGCTCAACAG AGGATGATGCCCAAAAGGGATGAGCGGGAGCCATCACAAGGAAATCAG GGAGATGCATCAACTGCTGGAGCTCCTCCAGGTCCAGCCAGTCCAACAGATAATCTGAATTCTCGTAGCGGCAACTCAGCAAACAGCTCTTCCCCCATT GTTTTAAAGAGTGGGCCACTTTTTCTATCATCAAAAG gAATTGGATGGACATCATGGAAGAAAAGGTGGTTTATTTTGACACATACTTCGCTGGTTTTCTTCAGAAGTGATCCT AATGCTGTTTCTCAGAAGGGGAATGAAGTGAATTTAACTCTTGGTGGTATTGATCTCAACAATTCAGGCAG TGTGGTTGTCAAAGCTGACAAAAAACTCATAACCGTACTATTTCAAGATGGCCGCGATGGACGAACCTTCACACTCAAG GCTGAAACTTTGGACGATTTGTACGAGTGGAAGGCTGCACTTGAGAAAGCTTTGTCACAAGCACCAAGTTCTGCTCTTTCAGCGGGACAAAATGGCATCTTTGGGAATGATCAGGCAGAAGCAGTTGATGGTTCTAAGGAACCGG TGAATGATAAACAGCCTGTGAGATCCTCTGTCTTACACAGACCAATTTTACTTGCACTGGAAGATGTTGATGGAGCTCCAACATTTTTGGAGAAGGCCCTGAGATTTGTAGAAGAGCATG GAGTCAAAGTAGAAGGGATCTTACGGCAGGCTGCAGATGTTGAAGATGTTGAGCGCAGAATTCGGGAATATGAACAGG GAAAAATTGAGTTTTCTCCTGACGAGGATGCACATGTCATTGCTGACTGTGTCAAG TATGTAATTCGGGAGTTGCCTTCATCTCCTGTCCCTGCATCATGCTGCAATGCACTACTAGAAGCATGCC GAACCGAGCACAGTGCTAGAGTCAATGCTATGCGTATGGCAGTATTGGATACGTTTCCTGAGCCCAACCGTCGCTTATTACAGAG AATTCTAAATATGATGCAAATTGTGGCttctcataaaaatgaaaatcgAATGAGCTCTTCAGCTGTGGCAGCATGCATGGCACCCTTGCTTCTTCGCCCCCTTCTATCCGGCGACTGTGAGATTGAAAGCGATTTTGATGTGGGTGGTGATGGCTCAATGCAACTGCTGCAAGCTGCTGCTGCAGCCAATCATGCTCAAGCCATTTGTATAACACTACTGGAAGAGTATGATAAAATATTTGGG GAAGGTTGTGTTTCCCATGATATGTACTCTGACTCAGAAGAGAGTGGAAGTGGAAGTGAGGAGGAAGCTGATGATGATGAGTctgatgaagatgatgaagatTATGAAGACGATGAATGTGATGACGAATCACAAGAGTCTGATGAGGATGACGACTATGCAGAAAGTGGAACAGGCAGCGAGGGTGGTCATTCTGTTAAAAGTGATGATAAT GATTATGATTCTTCGAGCTCTAGTTCTGAGTCCTCTAAATCTGGTAATTATGTCCAAGCCACCAAGAAAAAATCAAGCCCACTTCATCCAAATGATGGGTCAAAGAGGAAAGAAGATAACCGAATTAGTAAAAGTTCAGAAACTGAGACCAATAAGCCAGCTGAGCTGTCAAAAGGTGTTCATGGAGTAACCAAGTTGGAGGATACATCAACTCGTCAGAATTCAATCACATCCGCCTCAAAACCCCCAGCTGTTGGAAATGGACCTGGCCTCAATGTTAGGCAAGGAACTATGTGGAGGAGTAGT GGAAGCAAGAAACTATCTATGGATTCCATTGATTATCCAATTGAAGAAGA GGCTGCGGTTGAGTCACTGGAGGCTGAAAAATTGGACTTGCAAAAGAGACTCACAGAAGAG ATTGAAAGTAATACCATTCTTGAAGCCAACTTGGAGAAACGAAAGAAGGCACTGCATGAGCAACGTCTAGCTCTTGAGAAGGAG GTTGCAAGGTTAGAGGAAGAGCTTCAAAGGGCGAGAGAAAAGAGGACAGCTCTGGAAGCAGGACTTAACCCATCTCAAGGACCCACATCTCTCCCAGAGAAGATTGACGAAAAG ACAAAAGAAGATCTCAAGGACATAGCTCGGTCAGAGGCAGACGTAAGAAATTTGAACAAAAGGGTTAATGAGCTGGGGACACAGCTTAATCACCAGCCTGAGCAAAAGTCTGTTTCCATGAGTGACTCATGCACTCAACGTGAACCAAATCATCAAACAAAAAT GAAGGATAAGACAAAGGGTGCTGAAGCTCCTATGAGGTCAAGAAGCAAG AATCTGCTGCAGAAGGAAATGAAAGTGGACAAAGCGGAAGGTGAGAAAGGGAAGAAGCAAGAATCATCTATGGCAAATAGACATAGGAATCCGGTTCAGCAGGAAATGGATGTGGACAAAGCGGAATCTGAGAAAGGGAAGAAGCAAGAATCATCTACAGCAAATAAACATAAGAATCCGGTTCAGCAGGAAACGAATGTGGACAAAGCTGAATCAGAGAAAGGGAAGAAGCAAGAATCATTTAcggaaaataaacaaaagaatcTGCTTCAGCAGGAAACGAATGTGGACAAAGTAGAACCTGAGAAAGGGAAGAAGCAAGAATCATCTACGACAAATAAACATTCACCTCAAAACCAACAATTAGATCATTCGACACATGACAGCAAGCCTACAAGTGCAGCAGAGACAGTTTCACACAAGCGCCACACTAGAAGTAATTCCAAGAAGTCATCTACAAGGGGTGAg GAGCGGCGAAGCCAAGCTGCAAATGAAACGCATGGCAAGGAGAAAAGCTATGGTTCAAGTCAAGGTGTCTCAAGCTCCTCCTCAGATAAAGGCAAAGGACCAGAAGCTATCCAGTCTGTTAAAAATCCAGAAAAAGGTAGAGGATCCGACATTAGCCAATAA
- the LOC107905051 gene encoding rho GTPase-activating protein REN1 isoform X2, producing MATKKDESTLLQQKMASKKEDPSKAQKMASKKEEPSQAHQKMEEPSQAQQRMMPKRDEREPSQGNQGDASTAGAPPGPASPTDNLNSRSGNSANSSSPIVLKSGPLFLSSKGIGWTSWKKRWFILTHTSLVFFRSDPNAVSQKGNEVNLTLGGIDLNNSGSVVVKADKKLITVLFQDGRDGRTFTLKAETLDDLYEWKAALEKALSQAPSSALSAGQNGIFGNDQAEAVDGSKEPVNDKQPVRSSVLHRPILLALEDVDGAPTFLEKALRFVEEHGVKVEGILRQAADVEDVERRIREYEQGKIEFSPDEDAHVIADCVKYVIRELPSSPVPASCCNALLEACRTEHSARVNAMRMAVLDTFPEPNRRLLQRILNMMQIVASHKNENRMSSSAVAACMAPLLLRPLLSGDCEIESDFDVGGDGSMQLLQAAAAANHAQAICITLLEEYDKIFGEGCVSHDMYSDSEESGSGSEEEADDDESDEDDEDYEDDECDDESQESDEDDDYAESGTGSEGGHSVKSDDNDYDSSSSSSESSKSGNYVQATKKKSSPLHPNDGSKRKEDNRISKSSETETNKPAELSKGVHGVTKLEDTSTRQNSITSASKPPAVGNGPGLNVRQGTMWRSSGSKKLSMDSIDYPIEEEAAVESLEAEKLDLQKRLTEEIESNTILEANLEKRKKALHEQRLALEKEVARLEEELQRAREKRTALEAGLNPSQGPTSLPEKIDEKTKEDLKDIARSEADVRNLNKRVNELGTQLNHQPEQKSVSMSDSCTQREPNHQTKMKDKTKGAEAPMRSRSKKEMKVDKAEGEKGKKQESSMANRHRNPVQQEMDVDKAESEKGKKQESSTANKHKNPVQQETNVDKAESEKGKKQESFTENKQKNLLQQETNVDKVEPEKGKKQESSTTNKHSPQNQQLDHSTHDSKPTSAAETVSHKRHTRSNSKKSSTRGEERRSQAANETHGKEKSYGSSQGVSSSSSDKGKGPEAIQSVKNPEKGRGSDISQ from the exons ATGGCTACCAAAAAGGATGAATCAACTTTGCTACAGCAG AAAATGGCTAGCAAAAAGGAAGACCCGTCTAAAGCAcaa AAAATGGCTAGCAAAAAGGAAGAGCCGTCTCAAGCACACCAG aAAATGGAAGAGCCATCTCAAGCTCAACAG AGGATGATGCCCAAAAGGGATGAGCGGGAGCCATCACAAGGAAATCAG GGAGATGCATCAACTGCTGGAGCTCCTCCAGGTCCAGCCAGTCCAACAGATAATCTGAATTCTCGTAGCGGCAACTCAGCAAACAGCTCTTCCCCCATT GTTTTAAAGAGTGGGCCACTTTTTCTATCATCAAAAG gAATTGGATGGACATCATGGAAGAAAAGGTGGTTTATTTTGACACATACTTCGCTGGTTTTCTTCAGAAGTGATCCT AATGCTGTTTCTCAGAAGGGGAATGAAGTGAATTTAACTCTTGGTGGTATTGATCTCAACAATTCAGGCAG TGTGGTTGTCAAAGCTGACAAAAAACTCATAACCGTACTATTTCAAGATGGCCGCGATGGACGAACCTTCACACTCAAG GCTGAAACTTTGGACGATTTGTACGAGTGGAAGGCTGCACTTGAGAAAGCTTTGTCACAAGCACCAAGTTCTGCTCTTTCAGCGGGACAAAATGGCATCTTTGGGAATGATCAGGCAGAAGCAGTTGATGGTTCTAAGGAACCGG TGAATGATAAACAGCCTGTGAGATCCTCTGTCTTACACAGACCAATTTTACTTGCACTGGAAGATGTTGATGGAGCTCCAACATTTTTGGAGAAGGCCCTGAGATTTGTAGAAGAGCATG GAGTCAAAGTAGAAGGGATCTTACGGCAGGCTGCAGATGTTGAAGATGTTGAGCGCAGAATTCGGGAATATGAACAGG GAAAAATTGAGTTTTCTCCTGACGAGGATGCACATGTCATTGCTGACTGTGTCAAG TATGTAATTCGGGAGTTGCCTTCATCTCCTGTCCCTGCATCATGCTGCAATGCACTACTAGAAGCATGCC GAACCGAGCACAGTGCTAGAGTCAATGCTATGCGTATGGCAGTATTGGATACGTTTCCTGAGCCCAACCGTCGCTTATTACAGAG AATTCTAAATATGATGCAAATTGTGGCttctcataaaaatgaaaatcgAATGAGCTCTTCAGCTGTGGCAGCATGCATGGCACCCTTGCTTCTTCGCCCCCTTCTATCCGGCGACTGTGAGATTGAAAGCGATTTTGATGTGGGTGGTGATGGCTCAATGCAACTGCTGCAAGCTGCTGCTGCAGCCAATCATGCTCAAGCCATTTGTATAACACTACTGGAAGAGTATGATAAAATATTTGGG GAAGGTTGTGTTTCCCATGATATGTACTCTGACTCAGAAGAGAGTGGAAGTGGAAGTGAGGAGGAAGCTGATGATGATGAGTctgatgaagatgatgaagatTATGAAGACGATGAATGTGATGACGAATCACAAGAGTCTGATGAGGATGACGACTATGCAGAAAGTGGAACAGGCAGCGAGGGTGGTCATTCTGTTAAAAGTGATGATAAT GATTATGATTCTTCGAGCTCTAGTTCTGAGTCCTCTAAATCTGGTAATTATGTCCAAGCCACCAAGAAAAAATCAAGCCCACTTCATCCAAATGATGGGTCAAAGAGGAAAGAAGATAACCGAATTAGTAAAAGTTCAGAAACTGAGACCAATAAGCCAGCTGAGCTGTCAAAAGGTGTTCATGGAGTAACCAAGTTGGAGGATACATCAACTCGTCAGAATTCAATCACATCCGCCTCAAAACCCCCAGCTGTTGGAAATGGACCTGGCCTCAATGTTAGGCAAGGAACTATGTGGAGGAGTAGT GGAAGCAAGAAACTATCTATGGATTCCATTGATTATCCAATTGAAGAAGA GGCTGCGGTTGAGTCACTGGAGGCTGAAAAATTGGACTTGCAAAAGAGACTCACAGAAGAG ATTGAAAGTAATACCATTCTTGAAGCCAACTTGGAGAAACGAAAGAAGGCACTGCATGAGCAACGTCTAGCTCTTGAGAAGGAG GTTGCAAGGTTAGAGGAAGAGCTTCAAAGGGCGAGAGAAAAGAGGACAGCTCTGGAAGCAGGACTTAACCCATCTCAAGGACCCACATCTCTCCCAGAGAAGATTGACGAAAAG ACAAAAGAAGATCTCAAGGACATAGCTCGGTCAGAGGCAGACGTAAGAAATTTGAACAAAAGGGTTAATGAGCTGGGGACACAGCTTAATCACCAGCCTGAGCAAAAGTCTGTTTCCATGAGTGACTCATGCACTCAACGTGAACCAAATCATCAAACAAAAAT GAAGGATAAGACAAAGGGTGCTGAAGCTCCTATGAGGTCAAGAAGCAAG AAGGAAATGAAAGTGGACAAAGCGGAAGGTGAGAAAGGGAAGAAGCAAGAATCATCTATGGCAAATAGACATAGGAATCCGGTTCAGCAGGAAATGGATGTGGACAAAGCGGAATCTGAGAAAGGGAAGAAGCAAGAATCATCTACAGCAAATAAACATAAGAATCCGGTTCAGCAGGAAACGAATGTGGACAAAGCTGAATCAGAGAAAGGGAAGAAGCAAGAATCATTTAcggaaaataaacaaaagaatcTGCTTCAGCAGGAAACGAATGTGGACAAAGTAGAACCTGAGAAAGGGAAGAAGCAAGAATCATCTACGACAAATAAACATTCACCTCAAAACCAACAATTAGATCATTCGACACATGACAGCAAGCCTACAAGTGCAGCAGAGACAGTTTCACACAAGCGCCACACTAGAAGTAATTCCAAGAAGTCATCTACAAGGGGTGAg GAGCGGCGAAGCCAAGCTGCAAATGAAACGCATGGCAAGGAGAAAAGCTATGGTTCAAGTCAAGGTGTCTCAAGCTCCTCCTCAGATAAAGGCAAAGGACCAGAAGCTATCCAGTCTGTTAAAAATCCAGAAAAAGGTAGAGGATCCGACATTAGCCAATAA
- the LOC107905051 gene encoding rho GTPase-activating protein REN1 isoform X3, giving the protein MATKKDESTLLQQKMASKKEDPSKAQKMASKKEEPSQAHQKMEEPSQAQQRMMPKRDEREPSQGNQGDASTAGAPPGPASPTDNLNSRSGNSANSSSPIVLKSGPLFLSSKGIGWTSWKKRWFILTHTSLVFFRSDPNAVSQKGNEVNLTLGGIDLNNSGSVVVKADKKLITVLFQDGRDGRTFTLKAETLDDLYEWKAALEKALSQAPSSALSAGQNGIFGNDQAEAVDGSKEPVNDKQPVRSSVLHRPILLALEDVDGAPTFLEKALRFVEEHGVKVEGILRQAADVEDVERRIREYEQGKIEFSPDEDAHVIADCVKYVIRELPSSPVPASCCNALLEACRTEHSARVNAMRMAVLDTFPEPNRRLLQRILNMMQIVASHKNENRMSSSAVAACMAPLLLRPLLSGDCEIESDFDVGGDGSMQLLQAAAAANHAQAICITLLEEYDKIFGEGCVSHDMYSDSEESGSGSEEEADDDESDEDDEDYEDDECDDESQESDEDDDYAESGTGSEGGHSVKSDDNDYDSSSSSSESSKSGNYVQATKKKSSPLHPNDGSKRKEDNRISKSSETETNKPAELSKGVHGVTKLEDTSTRQNSITSASKPPAVGNGPGLNVRQGTMWRSSGSKKLSMDSIDYPIEEEAAVESLEAEKLDLQKRLTEEIESNTILEANLEKRKKALHEQRLALEKEVARLEEELQRAREKRTALEAGLNPSQGPTSLPEKIDEKTKEDLKDIARSEADVRNLNKRVNELGTQLNHQPEQKSVSMSDSCTQREPNHQTKMKDKTKGAEAPMRSRSKEMKVDKAEGEKGKKQESSMANRHRNPVQQEMDVDKAESEKGKKQESSTANKHKNPVQQETNVDKAESEKGKKQESFTENKQKNLLQQETNVDKVEPEKGKKQESSTTNKHSPQNQQLDHSTHDSKPTSAAETVSHKRHTRSNSKKSSTRGEERRSQAANETHGKEKSYGSSQGVSSSSSDKGKGPEAIQSVKNPEKGRGSDISQ; this is encoded by the exons ATGGCTACCAAAAAGGATGAATCAACTTTGCTACAGCAG AAAATGGCTAGCAAAAAGGAAGACCCGTCTAAAGCAcaa AAAATGGCTAGCAAAAAGGAAGAGCCGTCTCAAGCACACCAG aAAATGGAAGAGCCATCTCAAGCTCAACAG AGGATGATGCCCAAAAGGGATGAGCGGGAGCCATCACAAGGAAATCAG GGAGATGCATCAACTGCTGGAGCTCCTCCAGGTCCAGCCAGTCCAACAGATAATCTGAATTCTCGTAGCGGCAACTCAGCAAACAGCTCTTCCCCCATT GTTTTAAAGAGTGGGCCACTTTTTCTATCATCAAAAG gAATTGGATGGACATCATGGAAGAAAAGGTGGTTTATTTTGACACATACTTCGCTGGTTTTCTTCAGAAGTGATCCT AATGCTGTTTCTCAGAAGGGGAATGAAGTGAATTTAACTCTTGGTGGTATTGATCTCAACAATTCAGGCAG TGTGGTTGTCAAAGCTGACAAAAAACTCATAACCGTACTATTTCAAGATGGCCGCGATGGACGAACCTTCACACTCAAG GCTGAAACTTTGGACGATTTGTACGAGTGGAAGGCTGCACTTGAGAAAGCTTTGTCACAAGCACCAAGTTCTGCTCTTTCAGCGGGACAAAATGGCATCTTTGGGAATGATCAGGCAGAAGCAGTTGATGGTTCTAAGGAACCGG TGAATGATAAACAGCCTGTGAGATCCTCTGTCTTACACAGACCAATTTTACTTGCACTGGAAGATGTTGATGGAGCTCCAACATTTTTGGAGAAGGCCCTGAGATTTGTAGAAGAGCATG GAGTCAAAGTAGAAGGGATCTTACGGCAGGCTGCAGATGTTGAAGATGTTGAGCGCAGAATTCGGGAATATGAACAGG GAAAAATTGAGTTTTCTCCTGACGAGGATGCACATGTCATTGCTGACTGTGTCAAG TATGTAATTCGGGAGTTGCCTTCATCTCCTGTCCCTGCATCATGCTGCAATGCACTACTAGAAGCATGCC GAACCGAGCACAGTGCTAGAGTCAATGCTATGCGTATGGCAGTATTGGATACGTTTCCTGAGCCCAACCGTCGCTTATTACAGAG AATTCTAAATATGATGCAAATTGTGGCttctcataaaaatgaaaatcgAATGAGCTCTTCAGCTGTGGCAGCATGCATGGCACCCTTGCTTCTTCGCCCCCTTCTATCCGGCGACTGTGAGATTGAAAGCGATTTTGATGTGGGTGGTGATGGCTCAATGCAACTGCTGCAAGCTGCTGCTGCAGCCAATCATGCTCAAGCCATTTGTATAACACTACTGGAAGAGTATGATAAAATATTTGGG GAAGGTTGTGTTTCCCATGATATGTACTCTGACTCAGAAGAGAGTGGAAGTGGAAGTGAGGAGGAAGCTGATGATGATGAGTctgatgaagatgatgaagatTATGAAGACGATGAATGTGATGACGAATCACAAGAGTCTGATGAGGATGACGACTATGCAGAAAGTGGAACAGGCAGCGAGGGTGGTCATTCTGTTAAAAGTGATGATAAT GATTATGATTCTTCGAGCTCTAGTTCTGAGTCCTCTAAATCTGGTAATTATGTCCAAGCCACCAAGAAAAAATCAAGCCCACTTCATCCAAATGATGGGTCAAAGAGGAAAGAAGATAACCGAATTAGTAAAAGTTCAGAAACTGAGACCAATAAGCCAGCTGAGCTGTCAAAAGGTGTTCATGGAGTAACCAAGTTGGAGGATACATCAACTCGTCAGAATTCAATCACATCCGCCTCAAAACCCCCAGCTGTTGGAAATGGACCTGGCCTCAATGTTAGGCAAGGAACTATGTGGAGGAGTAGT GGAAGCAAGAAACTATCTATGGATTCCATTGATTATCCAATTGAAGAAGA GGCTGCGGTTGAGTCACTGGAGGCTGAAAAATTGGACTTGCAAAAGAGACTCACAGAAGAG ATTGAAAGTAATACCATTCTTGAAGCCAACTTGGAGAAACGAAAGAAGGCACTGCATGAGCAACGTCTAGCTCTTGAGAAGGAG GTTGCAAGGTTAGAGGAAGAGCTTCAAAGGGCGAGAGAAAAGAGGACAGCTCTGGAAGCAGGACTTAACCCATCTCAAGGACCCACATCTCTCCCAGAGAAGATTGACGAAAAG ACAAAAGAAGATCTCAAGGACATAGCTCGGTCAGAGGCAGACGTAAGAAATTTGAACAAAAGGGTTAATGAGCTGGGGACACAGCTTAATCACCAGCCTGAGCAAAAGTCTGTTTCCATGAGTGACTCATGCACTCAACGTGAACCAAATCATCAAACAAAAAT GAAGGATAAGACAAAGGGTGCTGAAGCTCCTATGAGGTCAAGAAGCAAG GAAATGAAAGTGGACAAAGCGGAAGGTGAGAAAGGGAAGAAGCAAGAATCATCTATGGCAAATAGACATAGGAATCCGGTTCAGCAGGAAATGGATGTGGACAAAGCGGAATCTGAGAAAGGGAAGAAGCAAGAATCATCTACAGCAAATAAACATAAGAATCCGGTTCAGCAGGAAACGAATGTGGACAAAGCTGAATCAGAGAAAGGGAAGAAGCAAGAATCATTTAcggaaaataaacaaaagaatcTGCTTCAGCAGGAAACGAATGTGGACAAAGTAGAACCTGAGAAAGGGAAGAAGCAAGAATCATCTACGACAAATAAACATTCACCTCAAAACCAACAATTAGATCATTCGACACATGACAGCAAGCCTACAAGTGCAGCAGAGACAGTTTCACACAAGCGCCACACTAGAAGTAATTCCAAGAAGTCATCTACAAGGGGTGAg GAGCGGCGAAGCCAAGCTGCAAATGAAACGCATGGCAAGGAGAAAAGCTATGGTTCAAGTCAAGGTGTCTCAAGCTCCTCCTCAGATAAAGGCAAAGGACCAGAAGCTATCCAGTCTGTTAAAAATCCAGAAAAAGGTAGAGGATCCGACATTAGCCAATAA